The following DNA comes from Nicotiana sylvestris chromosome 10, ASM39365v2, whole genome shotgun sequence.
TATTGAGGATAAAAGTATGAAAACAagaaagagaaaggaaagaggCAAATGAGTAAGAACCTGGATTTCCAAATATTGTAAATATGGGAAGCTTCTTATCAAGCAAAGAGCACAAGAGACCATATCCGATTAGTCAAAATAAAAACCACCTAGGCAAAGACTTTTGACAGAGTTAAGATCAAAAGGAAGCCTTGTTGGCAATTCCTCGCCTCCTGCAGCCAAGAACTAGGAAGAAAATACAGAATGAATAAAGGCCCAAAAGAGATTACATCTATGAAAATGCATAAGAATTAAGTGTTGAAAGCAGATTTACCCTCAAACTATCTATATCCAACTTGAGATGCTCGAGAGCAGTAAAAGACTCGAAATACTTGGCAATATCACATTTTTGTTTCCCCCCATTCCATTCCAAATCCACAACTGAAAGTTCTGCTAGAAGAGGGATATACTTTAAGTGGATGGAACTTATGTTGCCCACGAAGTCAGAAGGATATCAGCATAGGCGCATTAATTTCAACGCGTGTTAAACGTGAGATATGCAATACCAACTGCTCGAGCAACAGGCAATGAGAGATTAAACTTTCAAGAGATTTGGATGAAATTGTGACGTCACGTAATTCCAGGCTAATTAACTTTTCAAATCCTTTGAAGGATGGGGGAGGAAGCATTAAACAATTTTGGAGAGTGAGATGCTTCAATCGAAAACATGTGAAAAGTGAAGAAGGTAATGTGTAAGGGCCACCGCTGCTCGGAAGTTTAAGAACAAGATGCTGGATGCCATTTCTAGAGAGAAAATATATCAAGTTATCAATGCTAGGACAAGGTATCAGATTAGAACTAAAGGAGAGGCAAAACTTAGTAACTGGTCCAGTATGAAGTGTCAAAACGTGGTAGATAATGttggcaaattcaaatttagGGGGTATCAAGTCCTCTGTTGTACTCAAATTTGTTAGATCAAGCGTCAATTCTGGAAGGTTGCGCCAGTTATACCTCCATTTCTTTGATAAGATGCTCGTCCTCACAACATCTCGTAAAGGCAAATGCATAAGAATATCATCTATTAGGTTCTCAGGAAGGCTGCAAAGTATATCCAAAGGTGCAGTTTGACAACCACGCTTTACGCCCTTAGGAGACATCTTGAAACAATAATCTCCAAAAAAATCTGCAGAAAAGTaaacaagaaaataaagaagaaaggtAACCTCAACATGCAACAactgaaagaaaaaaaggaaaaggctgCTAGCAATAATACATTACGTAAAAGAAAGGACATCtcggtgcactaagcttccgTTATGTACATGGTCCGGAAAAGAGTAGGACTATAagagtctattgtacgcagccttacactatatttctgcaagagactgtttccacggctcgaacccgtaacctcctggtcacatggcagcaactttaccaggtcacatggcagcaactttaccagatATGTCAAGGCTCCCCTTCCAATAATACATTACATAAATACTTCATTAATCTAGGGTATTATTAAGATCTATAATTTAAAAGCTGGTAaacaaaaacaataaaaaatttcttttgcccgttataagctttagaaactcacAAAACAAAAATAGGAGAAAAAATAATACCCAATATTTTGGCATATTTCAAACACAAGATCAGCTTAGTAGATTTTCCACAGCTTTGGCAACATTGGGCATCAAACCTTATAGTTTTACTACTAAATGAATCAATAAATAAGCTTATTAGCTTTATTCCCacaattataattattttttgatAATTGTGGTTTCCGGACCAGCTTGCCAacacctcgactaattccacAGTGTATCTGCTATCTCCTACCAGAAAAAATTAATAGGTTACTCTACTCACCAAAGTTGGGGTAGATGAGAATaaatcacctagtgttttttTGTCTTCGTAGGAAGAAATCACCTAATGTCTTTTTCTCACAATTATCATAGTCTTGAAATAAGCTTATTAGCTTTATTCCCACAATTAGCATAGTCTTGAGCTATGGAAAAATcacaattgaaaaaaaaaaagaaaaggagagtgaCCTGTAGTTTTTATCAGAAAATAAGTAATCACTGCAGAGATATAATTCGATCTGGTTTTAGGTGGTTTTATCTACTAACATTGGAAAATATGAAGGATGAAATCTTAGTATAATATATATTGCTCAAACACTCTCAATTCATTCAATAACTGAAAAATAAATACCTAAAAAGAAAGAGAAGGTCTCAAATTCAAATTCCAGGTGAAGCAAAATATACTAGGTGATTCCTTCCTATCTGTCACCTAGTACTATGGGAGGTAGCAGGCAGTGGCGGAAGCACGATTTTCACCCGGAGGATTCAAAAATCTTAAAAAGTAaataacagcttgtttggatagtTGTTAGCTGGATACGTCTCTGTACATGTAATATTTGTTGCGCGAATGAATACACTTGACACAGGCTATAATCATTGCGTGTTTGAATACAATTGATACAAGTTTGTAACAATTGAACAGCAGCTACAAGTGGTAATTAGGCAAATTATAATTATTATGCTCTAAACTACCGTGGTTTACGAAAAATCTTCTTGTTTTTAAGACGAAAGAAATTTAACTCACACTTCGTGAAATGCCTATTGACCTTAATATTGTCTAACTGCAATATATGCGTTAATGGATTATTCCCTAAATTGAATGCTTTGACATGCAGCCTAATTTATCCAAAGCCATTAAATAAAAATGAACAGTAATAGTAGAAAGCCAAATTTGCATTATCAGTTAACTGGAACAACACATTATGTCATGAAAGAGAAAATAAACTCAATAAAGAAAATTAGATTGAATAACTAACATATCAAATATCAAggttaataataacaaaaaaattcCATTTTAGTGCTGCTAGAGTTAGGGGACAACATAACACAGAAATAAATAGTCATATATCAGCCATGTTGTGCGGACTCTCCAAACATATCGACCGGTgcatgtcggatcctccaaaaaatGCAATATTTTTGAGGACACGCACCCGTCGATATTTTTGGAGAATCCGAACAACATAGCATATTAGTACATGTCATAAGCCTCATTACAAGAGATAATCCAAACGGTGATCATACTCAACGTTGCAGACAACTTTTGCATAAGGTGATGCACGTGGAAATTTGCTAGCACAACGTCCAATCCGTATGTTTTGCCAAGAGACTGAATTAGTTGCTCGGCAGTATCATCATTTATCCAGGTCTCGATTAGCATTCTCTCCAGCACGGGTGACTTGGCCAACAGAAGCTTAACGAGCTGAATCCCAGGCTCTG
Coding sequences within:
- the LOC104226000 gene encoding F-box/FBD/LRR-repeat protein At1g13570-like produces the protein MHNRFPVEPGNCDITKFFKFFSVVQHLKLDDGSLKLFAAGAGGVPRRLPFDLISVESLHLSDIFLDALDVVGDCFEDYIPALECLEVEGFSGVTFSRLREVKLIGDLATEPGIQLVKLLLAKSPVLERMLIETWINDDTAEQLIQSLGKTYGLDVVLANFHVHHLMQKLSATLSMITVWIISCNEAYDMLHVKAFNLGNNPLTHILQLDNIKVNRHFTKYFFGDYCFKMSPKGVKRGCQTAPLDILCSLPENLIDDILMHLPLRDVVRTSILSKKWRYNWRNLPELTLDLTNLSTTEDLIPPKFEFANIIYHVLTLHTGPVTKFCLSFSSNLIPCPSIDNLIYFLSRNGIQHLVLKLPSSGGPYTLPSSLFTCFRLKHLTLQNCLMLPPPSFKGFEKLISLELRDVTISSKSLESLISHCLLLEQLYIPLLAELSVVDLEWNGGKQKCDIAKYFESFTALEHLKLDIDSLRFLAAGGEELPTRLPFDLNSVKSLCLDYTTPALKSLEVEAFSDVTFNHLREVKLTGSIGSEPEMQLIKLLLAKSPVLARMLIKSYTLCYDADEALKISTLLNS